In Peromyscus eremicus chromosome 2, PerEre_H2_v1, whole genome shotgun sequence, a single genomic region encodes these proteins:
- the LOC131905067 gene encoding sodium- and chloride-dependent creatine transporter 1-like, with product MVKESVEKGICSMSGDEKKGPLIVSGPDGAPAKGNGPAGFGAPGSALAVPPRETWTRQMDFIMSCVGFAVGLGNVWRFPYLCYKNGGGVFLIPYILFALLGGIPIFFLEISLGQFMKAGSINVWNICPLFKGLGYASMVIVFYCNTYYIMVLAWGFYYLVKSFSTTLPWATCGHTWNTPDCVELFRHEDCANASLGNLTCDQLADRRSPVIEFWENKVLRLSAGLEVPGSLNWEVTLCLLACWVLVYFCVWKGVRSTGKIVYFTATFPYVVLLVLLVRGALLPGALDGIVYYLKPDWSKLGSPQVWIDAGTQVFFSYAIGLGALTALGSYNRFNNNCYKDTIILALINSGTSFFAGFVVFSILGFMATEQGVHISKVAESGPGLAFIAYPRAVALMPVAPLWAVLFFFMLLLLGLDSQFVGVEGFITGLLDLLPASCYFRFQREISVALCCVLCLVIDFSMVTDGGMYVFQLFDYYSASGTTLLWQAFWECVVVAWVYGADRFMDDIACMIGYRPCPWMKWCWSFFTPLVCMGIFIFNIVYYEPLVYNNTYVYPWWGEAIGWAFALSSMLCVPLHLLGCLLRAKGTMAERWQRLTQPIWGLHHLEYRAQDADVMGFTTLTPVSKRSEVVMVESVV from the coding sequence ATGGTGAAAGAGAGCGTTGAGAAAGGTATCTGTAGCATGTCTGGCGACGAAAAGAAAGGTCCTCTCATAGTGTCCGGGCCTGACGGTGCTCCGGCCAAGGGCAATGGCCCCGCGGGCTTTGGGGCGCCCGGCAGCGCCCTTGCCGTGCCGCCTCGAGAGACCTGGACACGCCAGATGGACTTCATCATGTCATGCGTGGGCTTCGCTGTGGGCCTGGGCAACGTGTGGCGCTTCCCCTACCTGTGCTACAAGAACGGTGGAGGCGTGTTCCTTATTCCCTACATCCTGTTCGCCCTGCTTGGAGGAatccccattttcttcctggaaatCTCACTGGGCCAATTCATGAAGGCCGGCAGCATCAACGTCTGGAACATCTGTCCCCTATTCAAAGGCCTGGGCTATGCCTCCATGGTGATTGTCTTCTACTGCAACACCTACTACATCATGGTGCTGGCCTGGGGCTTCTATTACCTGGTCAAGTCATTCAGCACCACTTTGCCCTGGGCCACGTGTGGCCACACCTGGAACACTCCTGACTGTGTGGAGCTCTTTCGCCATGAAGACTGTGccaatgccagcctgggcaacctcACATGTGACCAGCTTGCTGACCGTCGGTCCCCTGTCATCGAGTTCTGGGAGAACAAAGTCTTGAGGCTCTCTGCGGGGCTGGAGGTGCCAGGGTCCCTGAACTGGGAGGTGACCCTATGCCTACTGGCCTGCTGGGTGCTGGTCTACTTCTGTGTGTGGAAGGGGGTCAGGTCAACAGGAAAGATCGTGTACTTCACCGCTACATTCCCCTACGTGGTCCTCCTCGTGCTGCTGGTGCGCGGAGCGCTGCTGCCTGGAGCCCTGGATGGTATCGTCTACTATCTCAAGCCTGACTGGTCGAAGCTGGGGTCCCCTCAGGTATGGATAGATGCCGGGACCCAGGTTTTCTTCTCTTACGCCATCGGCCTGGGGGCCCTCACAGCTCTAGGCAGCTACAATCGCTTCAACAACAACTGCTACAAGGACACCATCATCCTGGCACTCATCAACAGTGGGACCAGCTTCTTTGCTGGTTTTGTGGTCTTCTCCATCCTGGGCTTTATGGCCACAGAGCAgggtgtgcacatctccaaggTGGCAGAATCAGGGCCTGGCCTGGCCTTCATTGCCTACCCACGGGCTGTCGCACTGATGCCTGTGGCCCCACTCTGGGCTGTCTTGTTCTTCttcatgctgctgctgctcgGTCTGGACAGCCAGTTTGTAGGCGTGGAGGGCTTCATCACCGGGCTCCTGGATCTCCTCCCGGCCTCCTGCTACTTCCGTTTCCAAAGGGAGATCTCCGTGGCCCTCTGCTGCGTCCTCTGCTTGGTCATCGATTTCTCCATGGTGACCGATGGTGGGATGTACGTCTTCCAGCTGTTTGACTACTACTCGGCTAGCGGCACTACCCTGCTTTGGCAAGCCTTTTGGGAGTGTGTGGTGGTGGCTTGGGTTTATGGAGCTGACCGCTTCATGGATGACATTGCCTGTATGATTGGGTACCGACCTTGCCCCTGGATGAAATGGTGCTGGTCCTTCTTCACCCCATTGGTCTGCATGGGCATCTTCATCTTCAACATTGTATACTACGAGCCGCTGGTCTACAACAATACCTACGTGTACCCATGGTGGGGCGAAGCCATAGGCTGGGCCTTTGCCCTCTCTTCCATGCTGTGTGTGCCCCTCCACCTCCTGGGTTGTCTCCTCAGGGCAAAAGGAACCATGGCAGAGCGCTGGCAGCGCCTGACCCAGCCTATCTGGGGCCTCCACCACTTGGAATACAGAGCTCAGGATGCAGATGTCATGGGCTTCACCACCCTGACTCCAGTGTCTAAGCGCAGCGAGGTCGTCATGGTGGAGAGTGTCGTGTGA